In Feifania hominis, the following are encoded in one genomic region:
- a CDS encoding BlaI/MecI/CopY family transcriptional regulator has translation MGIKLFDSELKVMEILWREGDTTAKQLSLKLGESVGWNKNTTYTVIKKCVEKGAIERREPDFLCHALITRQQAQQQEVDELIDKLFDGSAEGLFAALLSRRGVPQDVVQRLRDEVERASGGAV, from the coding sequence ATGGGAATCAAACTGTTTGACTCCGAGCTGAAAGTCATGGAGATACTCTGGAGAGAGGGTGATACCACGGCCAAACAGCTCTCGCTCAAGCTGGGTGAGAGTGTGGGCTGGAATAAGAACACAACCTATACTGTCATAAAGAAGTGTGTGGAAAAGGGCGCTATAGAGCGCCGGGAGCCCGATTTTCTCTGCCACGCGCTGATCACCAGGCAGCAGGCGCAGCAGCAGGAGGTGGACGAGCTGATCGATAAGCTGTTCGACGGCTCGGCCGAGGGCCTCTTCGCGGCGCTGCTGAGTCGTCGGGGTGTACCACAGGATGTGGTGCAGCGCCTGCGAGACGAGGTGGAGCGGGCGAGCGGAGGCGCAGTATGA
- a CDS encoding M23/M56 family metallopeptidase, whose product MMLLSFVQTTVLGGVMIAVILLLRAALKGRLGAGLFRVLWALAALRLLIPAAIRVSLPVYPILSSPVTGSAHGSDTLTRELLAKLPENLQSVLPAVHGTTAAIPAGMLFWLFGCAAATLYFAVTYCRCRAELRTSLPADCAAVNCWISRHAVTRKIEVRVSDKIATPLTYGIFHPVILLPKQTDWTDERQLDFVLTHEWVHIRRYDALYKLILTAALCLHWCNPLVWVMALVANRDLELSCDEQVLRAAGEQQRQAYALTLLTLQERRNRRTTLYSHFGKYPIEERITAIMKYKKTSLLAVVLAVLLAAAMTTAFALMPQQSEEPADGSVPIAPIEPVSSGDSPPLTGGKTLLCWPAEDCYLVTASFGLSRPDGSEMDHITISGENARHAPVLAAADGIVSFADFDGTNGNCIVIDHINGLRTVYSHCAKIDVKKGDTVKAGDAIATIGSSGSATGPCLGFAVYEDDIACDPVSLMPDSVIEKLSCLK is encoded by the coding sequence ATGATGCTTCTGAGCTTTGTTCAGACAACCGTTCTCGGCGGCGTGATGATTGCCGTGATTCTGCTTTTGCGTGCCGCGCTGAAAGGCCGCCTTGGCGCGGGACTTTTTCGTGTCCTGTGGGCTCTTGCGGCGCTGCGGCTGCTCATTCCGGCCGCCATTCGAGTTTCACTGCCGGTTTATCCGATATTGTCGTCACCTGTCACCGGGTCGGCGCACGGCTCCGACACCTTGACGCGCGAGCTTCTAGCGAAGCTGCCGGAGAATCTTCAAAGTGTTCTCCCAGCGGTACATGGTACGACAGCCGCAATACCGGCAGGCATGCTCTTCTGGCTTTTCGGCTGCGCAGCGGCGACCCTCTATTTCGCTGTGACCTATTGCCGCTGCAGAGCGGAACTTCGGACCTCTCTGCCCGCCGACTGTGCTGCGGTCAACTGCTGGATTTCCCGCCATGCCGTCACAAGAAAGATTGAAGTGCGTGTCTCGGACAAAATTGCAACGCCGCTGACCTACGGCATTTTTCATCCCGTCATTCTGCTGCCAAAGCAGACAGACTGGACCGACGAGCGGCAGCTCGACTTTGTGCTCACCCATGAATGGGTGCACATCAGGCGATATGACGCGCTCTATAAGCTCATTCTCACCGCGGCGCTCTGCCTGCACTGGTGCAATCCGCTTGTCTGGGTGATGGCCCTTGTCGCAAACAGGGATTTGGAGCTCTCCTGTGACGAGCAGGTGCTGCGCGCAGCAGGGGAGCAGCAAAGACAGGCCTATGCGCTGACGCTGCTGACCCTGCAGGAACGCAGAAATCGCCGCACAACACTTTACAGCCACTTTGGGAAATACCCCATTGAAGAAAGGATAACTGCCATTATGAAATACAAAAAGACATCGCTTCTGGCGGTGGTTCTCGCGGTACTTTTGGCCGCCGCCATGACGACCGCTTTTGCCCTGATGCCCCAGCAGTCGGAGGAGCCCGCAGACGGCTCCGTACCGATCGCCCCGATTGAACCGGTCAGCAGCGGGGATTCCCCACCTTTGACAGGTGGGAAAACTCTGCTCTGCTGGCCTGCGGAGGACTGCTATCTGGTCACAGCGAGCTTTGGGCTCTCAAGGCCGGACGGCAGTGAGATGGACCACATCACCATCAGCGGAGAAAATGCCAGACATGCTCCCGTTTTGGCCGCTGCCGACGGTATAGTCAGCTTTGCGGACTTTGATGGAACGAACGGCAACTGCATCGTGATCGACCACATCAACGGACTGCGCACCGTATACTCCCACTGCGCCAAAATCGATGTCAAAAAGGGCGATACCGTCAAGGCGGGAGATGCCATTGCCACAATCGGCAGCTCAGGCAGCGCCACCGGCCCCTGTCTCGGCTTTGCCGTCTATGAAGATGACATCGCCTGCGACCCTGTTTCTCTGATGCCTGATTCCGTCATCGAAAAGCTCAGCTGCTTGAAGTAG
- a CDS encoding ACT domain-containing protein — translation MNQVVTEILLTEGVTHVTLNHFPSSLKEIAALLQAIADAGVNIDMISQTAPLGGAINISFSLPDEQLGAVLGVAGSYKSDHPELSSDISSGNLKIVFRGEQMRHTPGAAAGVFEKLDALGIDAIMITTAETEISVLCDAHSTHSVEDELTQTFGTAPVRS, via the coding sequence GTGAACCAAGTCGTCACCGAAATTCTCTTGACCGAGGGTGTGACCCATGTGACCCTCAACCACTTCCCCTCCTCGCTGAAGGAGATTGCCGCTCTGCTGCAGGCCATTGCCGACGCCGGCGTCAACATTGATATGATCTCCCAGACGGCGCCGCTCGGCGGCGCGATTAACATCTCCTTTTCACTCCCCGACGAGCAGCTCGGCGCCGTTCTCGGCGTGGCGGGCTCCTACAAAAGCGATCACCCCGAGCTCTCGAGCGACATCTCATCTGGAAACCTCAAGATCGTCTTTCGCGGGGAGCAGATGCGCCATACGCCAGGCGCTGCGGCGGGTGTGTTTGAAAAGCTCGATGCGCTGGGTATCGACGCCATCATGATTACCACGGCAGAGACGGAAATCTCCGTTCTCTGCGACGCCCACAGCACCCATTCGGTGGAGGACGAACTCACTCAGACATTCGGCACCGCTCCCGTGAGATCATAA
- the dapB gene encoding 4-hydroxy-tetrahydrodipicolinate reductase, with protein sequence MTHIILSGANGAMGRTIARLAGETHGVKIVAGLDKNTQGAADFPIYASPEQLPEIKGVLVDFSHPSAFDGILRYALDTETPLVMCTTGLAPEQLDAIRAAAKRIAVFHSANMSIGINLLADLARRAAALLQDQFDIEIIERHHNKKIDAPSGTALMLADAMREALSEQPRYVYDRHAVRERRQKNDIGFSSVRGGTIVGEHEILFAGTDELIELRHTATSKEVFAVGALRAAVYLENKGPGLYNMSNLIQEV encoded by the coding sequence ATGACGCATATCATTCTCAGCGGCGCAAACGGCGCCATGGGTCGCACCATTGCGCGACTCGCCGGCGAGACGCACGGTGTGAAAATTGTGGCGGGGCTCGACAAAAACACACAGGGAGCTGCCGATTTTCCCATCTACGCCTCCCCCGAGCAGCTGCCCGAGATCAAGGGTGTGCTCGTCGACTTTTCCCACCCCTCCGCCTTTGACGGCATTTTGCGCTACGCACTTGACACCGAAACGCCGCTTGTCATGTGTACCACCGGACTCGCACCCGAACAGCTCGATGCAATCAGGGCCGCAGCGAAACGGATTGCCGTCTTTCACAGCGCCAACATGTCCATCGGCATCAATCTGCTCGCGGACCTCGCCCGCAGAGCAGCTGCGCTCCTGCAGGATCAGTTTGACATTGAGATCATCGAGCGGCACCACAACAAAAAGATCGACGCACCCAGCGGCACAGCGCTCATGCTTGCCGATGCCATGCGCGAAGCGCTCAGTGAACAGCCGCGCTATGTCTATGACCGCCATGCCGTAAGGGAGCGGCGGCAAAAAAACGACATCGGCTTCTCCTCGGTGCGCGGCGGCACCATTGTCGGCGAGCACGAAATTCTCTTCGCCGGCACGGATGAGCTCATTGAGCTGCGCCACACCGCCACCTCCAAGGAGGTCTTTGCAGTGGGAGCTCTGAGGGCTGCTGTGTATCTGGAGAATAAGGGCCCGGGCCTTTACAACATGTCCAATCTGATTCAGGAGGTGTAA
- the dapA gene encoding 4-hydroxy-tetrahydrodipicolinate synthase produces the protein MFEGSAVAIVTPFHEDGSVNYEKLAELIEFQISSGTDAIVICGTTGESATMTVEEDMKSIEFTVRQVAGRVPVIAGAGSNNTQTAIETSRHAESVGADALLLVTPYYNKTTQRGLVRHYTAIAESVTIPIILYNVPSRTGLNITPETCEQLAKIPNIVAIKEASGNLSQVAQIAARCGDELAIYSGNDDQILPVLSLGGKGVISVLANILPRETHEICELFFDGKVAESTKMQLDYLDLINTLFIEVNPIPVKEAMNLMGMGAGPLRLPLCEMSEANHAVLKACLERHGLLK, from the coding sequence ATTTTTGAAGGTTCTGCCGTCGCGATTGTCACCCCGTTTCATGAGGATGGATCGGTAAACTACGAGAAGCTCGCTGAGCTCATCGAGTTTCAGATCAGCTCGGGCACCGACGCGATTGTCATCTGCGGCACAACCGGCGAGTCTGCCACAATGACCGTCGAAGAGGATATGAAGAGCATTGAATTCACCGTGCGGCAGGTCGCCGGCCGGGTTCCGGTCATTGCGGGCGCCGGCAGCAACAACACCCAGACCGCCATTGAAACCTCCCGTCACGCTGAGTCGGTCGGCGCAGATGCACTGCTGCTTGTCACCCCCTACTACAACAAGACCACCCAGAGGGGTCTTGTGCGCCACTATACTGCGATTGCCGAGAGCGTCACAATTCCGATTATTCTCTACAATGTGCCAAGCCGCACGGGCTTGAATATCACACCCGAGACCTGTGAGCAGCTCGCAAAAATTCCGAATATTGTGGCCATCAAGGAGGCGAGCGGCAACCTCTCTCAGGTGGCTCAGATTGCAGCCCGCTGCGGTGATGAGCTCGCGATCTACTCCGGCAACGACGACCAGATTCTGCCGGTTCTCTCCCTCGGCGGCAAAGGCGTCATTTCGGTGCTTGCGAACATTCTGCCCCGCGAAACCCATGAGATCTGCGAGCTCTTCTTTGACGGAAAAGTCGCTGAAAGCACAAAAATGCAGCTTGACTACCTCGATTTGATCAATACGCTGTTCATTGAGGTCAATCCCATCCCTGTCAAAGAGGCGATGAACCTGATGGGGATGGGCGCCGGTCCCCTGCGCCTGCCGCTGTGTGAAATGAGCGAAGCAAACCATGCCGTGCTCAAGGCCTGCCTCGAGCGTCACGGCCTGCTCAAGTGA
- the asd gene encoding aspartate-semialdehyde dehydrogenase: protein MKKYNVGIVGATGMVGQRFATLLAEHPWFQVTALAASARSAGKTYEQAVGDRWAMTAPLPESLRDMPVYDASADIEKIVQLVDFVFCAVDMKKDEIRALEELYAKHECPVMSNNSAHRGTPDVPMIIPEINADHARVIAYQKKRLGTERGFIAVKSNCSLQSYVPALHPLMADFGVTKVLACTYQAISGAGKTFERWPEMVDNVIPYIGGEEEKSEQEPLKIWGSIVDGQIVPASSPAITAQCLRVAASDGHMAAVFMTLDKKATREEILDRWKNYRGRPQELALPSAPKQFLHYFEENDRPQTRLDRNLEGGMAVSVGRLRPDTQYDYKFVCLSHNTLRGAAGGAVLMAELLCAEGYLTHK from the coding sequence ATGAAAAAGTACAACGTCGGTATTGTCGGCGCGACCGGCATGGTCGGCCAGCGCTTTGCGACACTGCTCGCAGAGCACCCATGGTTCCAGGTGACCGCGCTGGCAGCGAGCGCGCGTTCGGCCGGGAAAACCTATGAGCAGGCGGTCGGCGACCGCTGGGCCATGACTGCCCCCCTGCCCGAATCCCTGCGGGATATGCCGGTCTATGACGCGAGCGCAGACATCGAGAAGATCGTGCAACTCGTTGACTTCGTGTTCTGCGCCGTCGATATGAAAAAGGACGAGATTCGAGCGCTCGAGGAACTCTATGCCAAGCACGAGTGTCCGGTGATGTCCAACAACTCCGCCCATCGCGGCACGCCGGATGTTCCGATGATCATTCCGGAGATCAATGCCGACCACGCCCGTGTCATCGCGTATCAGAAAAAGCGCCTGGGCACCGAGCGCGGCTTTATTGCCGTCAAGTCGAACTGCTCGCTACAGAGCTATGTGCCCGCGCTGCATCCGCTGATGGCGGATTTTGGAGTGACCAAAGTTCTCGCCTGCACCTATCAGGCGATTTCCGGCGCCGGCAAGACCTTTGAGCGCTGGCCCGAAATGGTCGACAACGTCATTCCCTACATCGGCGGCGAAGAGGAAAAATCCGAGCAGGAGCCGCTGAAGATCTGGGGCAGCATCGTCGACGGTCAGATTGTGCCCGCCTCCTCTCCCGCAATTACCGCCCAGTGCCTGCGTGTCGCCGCCAGTGACGGCCATATGGCCGCCGTCTTTATGACGCTTGACAAAAAGGCGACCCGCGAGGAGATTCTGGACCGCTGGAAAAACTATCGCGGCCGTCCGCAGGAGCTCGCGCTCCCGTCAGCGCCGAAGCAGTTTTTGCACTATTTCGAGGAGAATGACCGCCCGCAAACCCGGCTCGACCGCAATCTTGAGGGTGGCATGGCCGTGTCGGTTGGCCGGCTGCGCCCCGATACACAATATGATTACAAATTTGTCTGTCTCTCACACAATACGCTGCGCGGCGCTGCCGGCGGCGCGGTGCTGATGGCCGAGCTCCTCTGTGCTGAGGGCTATCTCACCCATAAGTAA
- a CDS encoding SpoIID/LytB domain-containing protein — translation MKKAAIFLLILVILAGLLAPAAAAVEFSEMTHIRVGLAYGSKAVVAANALTDFGYELGYFDDAFGFHPVYSIENRFVTFAKDKNLVIDGNTVSESGSGTKINAYHIEVQQDFADAAAAQSCMDTLWNAGVNLPMFVAYVNGVYRVRIDHFSTSANAQAAIDTLPANGGYALGVAGANKNTITVIDMNDKYIVFEFEADGIYLAAQPIRTEGGDEKLKNGSKYYRGAFEFKRNSGDDITFINVVSMEDYVKGVIPYEMSTSYPLDALKAQAVCARTYAMMNYTKHKSYGFSVCSTTDCQVYGGTGYETEKVRKASDETAGEVVTYNGKPIATYFYSSNGGYSESNANVWGGTALPYYSPVPDNFENLTTGNWGLWTSTATPDELTEYLNGKNYNFTKIVDCYVSQYTEPAGNVYELTIVDESGKVETIRRCDTVRIKLSKYLKSARFHVYTSLANVYINAGEKYEKPIQQTYAIGADGVQQTVGQVSNFHIQSAGGVATPGRDSYAFVFDGSGYGHNVGMSQLGARGMADQGYSYRDILTYYYTGTEVTKLG, via the coding sequence ATGAAAAAAGCAGCAATCTTCTTATTAATCTTAGTGATATTGGCGGGGCTTCTCGCCCCAGCCGCCGCAGCGGTCGAATTCAGCGAGATGACGCACATCCGTGTCGGGCTCGCATACGGCTCCAAGGCGGTGGTTGCGGCAAACGCTCTGACGGATTTCGGCTATGAGCTCGGTTATTTTGACGACGCCTTCGGCTTCCACCCGGTCTACTCCATCGAAAATCGCTTTGTCACCTTTGCCAAGGACAAAAACCTTGTCATAGACGGCAACACGGTCTCAGAGAGTGGTTCGGGGACAAAAATCAACGCCTATCACATCGAAGTGCAGCAGGACTTTGCAGATGCGGCTGCCGCTCAGAGCTGTATGGACACCCTATGGAACGCCGGGGTAAATCTGCCCATGTTCGTCGCCTATGTCAACGGCGTCTACCGGGTTCGCATCGATCATTTTTCGACCTCGGCGAATGCCCAGGCTGCCATTGACACGCTGCCCGCCAACGGGGGATACGCGCTCGGCGTCGCGGGGGCGAACAAAAACACCATCACTGTAATAGATATGAACGACAAATATATCGTATTCGAGTTTGAGGCAGACGGCATCTACCTTGCGGCGCAGCCCATCCGCACCGAGGGGGGAGACGAGAAGCTCAAAAACGGGTCGAAGTACTACCGCGGAGCCTTTGAGTTCAAACGCAACTCCGGCGATGACATCACATTCATCAACGTTGTATCGATGGAGGACTATGTCAAAGGCGTCATTCCGTATGAGATGTCGACCTCATACCCGCTTGATGCGCTCAAGGCCCAGGCGGTCTGCGCGCGCACCTATGCGATGATGAATTACACCAAGCACAAGAGCTACGGCTTTTCCGTGTGCAGCACGACCGACTGCCAGGTCTACGGCGGTACGGGGTATGAGACCGAGAAAGTGCGAAAGGCCTCCGATGAGACAGCAGGGGAGGTTGTCACTTACAATGGCAAGCCGATTGCCACCTACTTCTACTCAAGCAACGGCGGCTACTCCGAGTCGAACGCCAACGTCTGGGGCGGAACTGCGCTGCCATACTATTCGCCCGTACCCGACAACTTTGAGAATTTGACCACCGGAAACTGGGGCCTGTGGACGAGCACGGCTACGCCGGATGAGTTGACCGAGTATCTAAACGGCAAGAACTACAATTTTACAAAAATTGTCGACTGCTATGTGTCACAGTACACGGAGCCTGCGGGAAATGTCTACGAGCTGACGATTGTCGATGAATCGGGCAAAGTCGAGACCATCCGGCGCTGCGACACCGTGCGCATCAAGTTGAGCAAATATCTCAAGAGCGCGCGCTTTCATGTCTACACCTCGCTTGCCAATGTCTACATAAACGCCGGTGAGAAGTATGAAAAACCCATTCAGCAGACCTACGCGATCGGTGCAGACGGCGTGCAGCAGACTGTCGGCCAGGTGAGCAATTTTCACATTCAGTCGGCAGGCGGCGTGGCGACACCGGGGCGTGACAGCTATGCCTTTGTCTTTGACGGCTCCGGCTATGGGCACAATGTCGGCATGAGCCAGCTCGGCGCGCGCGGCATGGCCGATCAGGGCTACAGCTACCGTGACATTCTGACCTACTACTACACGGGCACCGAGGTCACCAAGCTCGGTTGA
- the queA gene encoding tRNA preQ1(34) S-adenosylmethionine ribosyltransferase-isomerase QueA produces the protein MKLSEFNYDLPPELIAQTPIEQRDESRLLVLDRTTGALEHRIFHDLPEYLRPGDVLVLNDSKVLPARLYGVRDTGAVVEFVLLKQLPENRWETLVRPGRRAKPGDHFTFGGGLLHGEILEIIEEGIRIVEFSHEGNFFALLDEIGSMPLPPYITESLKDNSRYQTVYAKHLGSAAAPTAGLHFTPELLEQIAGMGVLVEYVTLHVGLGTFRPVKEQTVEEHTMHSEWYTVSEETAAAVNAAKAAGGRVIAVGTTSCRTLESATDDSGILQAKSDDTNIFIYPGYRFKMIDALITNFHLPESTLIMLVSALAGKENIFAAYEQAIRRRYRFFSFGDAMLIK, from the coding sequence ATGAAGCTCTCGGAATTCAACTATGATCTGCCGCCGGAATTGATTGCCCAGACGCCGATTGAGCAGCGCGACGAGTCGCGCCTACTGGTGCTTGACCGTACAACCGGGGCCCTGGAGCACCGCATTTTTCACGATTTGCCGGAGTATCTGCGCCCGGGCGATGTGTTGGTGCTCAACGATTCCAAAGTGCTCCCTGCGCGCCTGTACGGTGTGCGGGACACCGGCGCAGTGGTGGAATTTGTACTGCTCAAACAGCTGCCCGAAAACCGATGGGAGACGCTGGTCAGACCGGGCAGGCGGGCAAAGCCGGGCGACCATTTTACTTTCGGCGGAGGGCTGCTCCACGGCGAGATTCTTGAAATCATCGAGGAGGGGATCCGCATTGTAGAATTCTCCCATGAGGGAAATTTCTTTGCTCTGCTCGACGAGATTGGCAGCATGCCGCTGCCGCCCTATATCACCGAGAGCCTTAAGGACAACAGCCGCTATCAGACGGTGTATGCAAAGCACCTGGGCTCGGCGGCGGCCCCCACTGCGGGGCTTCATTTTACGCCGGAACTGCTCGAGCAAATTGCCGGTATGGGTGTGTTGGTCGAGTATGTGACACTCCACGTCGGCCTTGGAACATTCCGCCCCGTCAAAGAGCAGACCGTGGAGGAGCACACCATGCATTCGGAGTGGTATACGGTCAGTGAAGAGACGGCAGCTGCGGTCAACGCCGCAAAGGCCGCCGGCGGACGTGTGATTGCAGTTGGCACCACAAGCTGCAGAACTCTGGAGTCGGCCACTGACGACAGCGGCATACTACAGGCAAAATCAGATGATACGAACATCTTTATCTATCCTGGATACCGGTTTAAAATGATCGACGCACTGATCACAAACTTCCATCTGCCGGAGAGCACGCTGATCATGCTGGTCTCGGCGCTTGCGGGTAAGGAAAACATCTTTGCCGCATACGAGCAGGCCATTCGGCGCCGGTACCGCTTTTTCAGCTTTGGCGACGCCATGCTCATCAAGTGA
- a CDS encoding HdeD family acid-resistance protein, producing the protein MKSFFDSLKKSCYLQGVITVLLGLVLIIFPSGSVKFVCIALGVGLVVSGAVDIIGYFSNADRTFFQSALFTGILYLGLGIWMLVNPGFFLSLFQIVLGVFIVIHGAADCQQAFSLKRVGYDSWQPALVIGVLTIGLGAFIVLNPFGATVAMTVFFGVVLLFDGVSDLWIASRISKLSK; encoded by the coding sequence ATGAAATCTTTTTTTGATTCTTTGAAAAAAAGCTGCTATCTGCAGGGCGTCATCACAGTGCTGCTCGGACTCGTTTTGATCATCTTTCCCAGCGGTTCTGTAAAATTCGTCTGCATCGCGCTCGGTGTTGGGCTTGTTGTCAGCGGTGCCGTTGACATCATCGGCTATTTCTCCAACGCCGATCGAACCTTTTTTCAGAGTGCTCTGTTCACCGGCATTCTCTATCTGGGTCTTGGCATATGGATGCTGGTAAATCCCGGCTTTTTCCTCTCACTGTTTCAAATTGTGCTCGGTGTGTTCATCGTCATCCACGGTGCCGCCGACTGTCAGCAGGCCTTTTCCCTCAAACGTGTCGGATATGACAGTTGGCAGCCGGCGCTTGTCATCGGCGTCTTGACGATCGGCCTCGGCGCTTTCATCGTCTTAAATCCCTTTGGAGCCACAGTCGCCATGACCGTCTTTTTCGGCGTGGTACTGCTGTTTGATGGGGTGTCAGATCTCTGGATTGCATCCCGCATTTCCAAATTGAGTAAGTGA
- the tgt gene encoding tRNA guanosine(34) transglycosylase Tgt produces the protein MFTLLKTEGRARRGRFETVHGSVETPVFMNVGTAAAIKGGVSTLDLKNLKCQIELSNTYHLHIRPGDEIVRELGGIHRFFNWDRPVLTDSGGFQVFSLAQLRDISEQGVVFQSHVDGRRIFMGPRESMRIQSNLASTIAMAFDECIENPSPYDYVKRSVERTLRWLHICKDEMERLNALHDTINPRQMLFGINQGGTYDDLRLWHMEEIAKLDLDGYAIGGLAVGEEAEVMYHIIDVVEPAMPRDRPRYLMGVGTPCNILEAVSRGVDFFDCVMPSRNARHGHLFTWQGIINLQNNKYERDGRPIDESCDCEVCRNYSRAYIRHLLRAKEMLGMRLAVMHNLYFYNTLTERIRAALDEGCFAQFKQHYMDILGRRI, from the coding sequence ATGTTCACACTGCTGAAAACCGAGGGCCGCGCCCGGCGCGGCCGTTTTGAGACCGTACACGGCTCGGTGGAGACGCCGGTCTTTATGAATGTTGGAACAGCCGCCGCCATCAAAGGCGGTGTTTCCACGCTCGATTTGAAAAATCTCAAGTGCCAGATTGAACTTTCAAACACCTACCATTTGCACATCAGACCCGGGGATGAGATTGTGCGTGAACTCGGCGGCATCCACCGCTTTTTTAACTGGGACCGGCCCGTGCTGACCGACAGCGGCGGCTTTCAGGTCTTTTCTCTTGCGCAGCTGCGCGACATCTCTGAGCAGGGGGTGGTATTTCAATCCCACGTGGACGGCAGACGCATCTTTATGGGGCCCAGGGAGAGCATGCGCATCCAGTCCAATCTCGCCTCGACCATTGCAATGGCCTTTGATGAGTGCATTGAGAATCCATCCCCTTACGACTATGTCAAACGCTCGGTGGAGCGCACGCTGAGGTGGCTCCACATCTGCAAAGATGAAATGGAAAGGCTAAATGCTTTACACGATACGATCAACCCTCGGCAGATGCTTTTCGGCATCAATCAGGGGGGAACTTACGACGATCTCCGCCTGTGGCACATGGAGGAAATAGCAAAGCTGGACCTTGACGGCTACGCGATCGGCGGTCTTGCCGTCGGCGAGGAGGCGGAAGTCATGTACCATATCATTGACGTGGTCGAGCCTGCCATGCCGCGTGACAGGCCACGGTATCTGATGGGGGTGGGAACCCCCTGCAACATTTTGGAAGCCGTTTCGCGCGGCGTCGACTTTTTCGACTGTGTGATGCCGAGCCGAAACGCGCGCCATGGTCATCTCTTCACCTGGCAGGGCATCATCAATCTGCAGAACAACAAGTATGAACGCGACGGGCGGCCCATTGATGAGAGCTGCGACTGCGAAGTATGCCGCAATTATTCGCGCGCCTACATCCGCCATCTGCTGCGGGCGAAAGAAATGCTCGGTATGCGCCTTGCGGTCATGCACAATCTCTACTTCTACAACACTCTGACCGAACGCATCCGCGCAGCGCTCGACGAGGGGTGCTTTGCGCAGTTCAAACAGCACTATATGGACATTTTGGGCCGGCGTATCTGA
- a CDS encoding YerC/YecD family TrpR-related protein produces the protein MNAVNDKRRNENTDYLFQIILSLKDLDECYQFFDDLCTISELKDMSQRIQVARMLDEKKVYSEIVSVTGASTATISRVNRCLLYGSDGYRMALDRMKELSNEK, from the coding sequence GTGAACGCTGTGAATGACAAGAGACGAAATGAGAACACCGACTATCTGTTTCAGATTATCCTGTCGCTGAAAGACCTCGACGAGTGCTACCAGTTCTTTGACGATCTTTGCACCATTTCCGAGCTCAAGGACATGTCGCAGCGCATTCAGGTTGCCCGGATGCTCGACGAAAAAAAGGTGTACAGCGAAATTGTGTCCGTCACCGGCGCCAGTACAGCGACCATCAGCCGCGTCAACCGGTGTCTGCTCTATGGCAGCGACGGCTACCGCATGGCGCTCGACCGCATGAAAGAGCTCTCAAATGAGAAGTGA
- a CDS encoding class I SAM-dependent DNA methyltransferase has product MRSDYIRLPAYYDHLIGEVDYGALAEYLMNILQRFGCRPQILLDLCCGTGSLLSQLAGRGMELIGVDASPEMLDLAAGKFEALPLEQRPLLLCQDMRELDLYGTIDAAFCTLDSVNSLRRPGDVIAAFSRVSLFLNPGGIFVFDVNSPYKFREILANNVFVYDTDEVYCIWQNEFHEKSGLCRFLMTYFTQNGAHYERSDEIITERVYSRRQLEGYLRKAGLQVLAVYGDQSDAQPGPQEQRLYFVARKEEQRD; this is encoded by the coding sequence ATGAGAAGTGATTATATCCGGCTGCCAGCCTACTATGACCATCTCATCGGCGAGGTGGACTATGGGGCTCTTGCCGAATACCTGATGAATATTCTACAGCGTTTTGGCTGTCGGCCGCAGATTCTGCTCGATCTCTGCTGCGGTACCGGCAGCCTTTTGTCCCAGTTGGCCGGGCGGGGAATGGAGCTCATTGGCGTTGACGCGTCACCGGAAATGCTCGATTTGGCGGCTGGTAAATTTGAAGCGCTGCCCCTTGAGCAGCGCCCGCTTTTGCTCTGTCAGGATATGAGGGAGCTCGACCTCTACGGAACCATTGACGCCGCGTTCTGTACGCTCGATTCCGTCAATTCTCTGCGCAGGCCGGGCGATGTGATCGCCGCGTTTTCGCGGGTATCGCTCTTTTTGAATCCTGGCGGCATCTTCGTCTTCGATGTGAATTCTCCCTACAAGTTCCGGGAGATTCTTGCAAACAACGTCTTCGTCTACGATACGGACGAGGTCTACTGTATCTGGCAAAACGAGTTTCACGAAAAGAGCGGCCTGTGCCGCTTTCTCATGACCTATTTCACACAAAACGGGGCACACTATGAGCGCAGCGATGAGATCATCACCGAGCGCGTCTACTCGCGGCGGCAGCTCGAGGGATACCTGAGGAAAGCCGGGCTGCAGGTGCTTGCCGTCTACGGCGATCAAAGTGATGCGCAGCCGGGGCCACAGGAGCAGCGGCTCTACTTTGTGGCCAGAAAGGAAGAGCAGCGTGACTGA